A window from Sinanaerobacter sp. ZZT-01 encodes these proteins:
- a CDS encoding ABC transporter ATP-binding protein codes for MDLSLNRLSKQFGPKIAVDGITASLSPGIYGLLGANGAGKTTLMRMLCGILEPSSGEVLFNGQSIMDMGPRYRNVIGYLPQDFGYYPDYTAHEFLMYIAALKGIPRIAAGKRAKVLLNMVDLSGVAKKKVKTFSGGMRQRLGIAQALLNNPKILVLDEPTAGLDPKERVRFRNLIADFASDKIVLLSTHIVSDIEAIADKVFLMKKGNFLLQGTIPELVQEAEGKVWELTVSPQEAREWEDTVTVANLRHSNEQVILRIISEKQPSPYAMSCAATLEDLYLYYFPTEEGVK; via the coding sequence ATGGATCTATCGCTTAATCGATTGTCAAAACAATTTGGTCCTAAAATCGCTGTTGACGGTATCACCGCTAGCTTATCTCCAGGGATTTATGGCTTATTAGGAGCAAATGGAGCGGGTAAAACCACTTTAATGCGAATGCTATGCGGGATATTGGAACCTTCATCCGGTGAAGTTCTGTTTAACGGACAGAGTATTATGGATATGGGACCTCGATATCGAAACGTTATCGGTTATTTGCCACAGGATTTTGGATATTATCCAGATTATACGGCCCATGAATTTCTGATGTACATTGCGGCACTAAAAGGCATTCCACGTATTGCCGCTGGCAAGCGAGCGAAGGTATTATTAAATATGGTAGATTTAAGCGGTGTAGCTAAAAAGAAAGTAAAAACATTTTCAGGTGGAATGCGCCAGCGCCTTGGGATTGCGCAAGCGCTCTTGAACAACCCTAAAATATTGGTGCTTGATGAGCCAACTGCCGGACTTGACCCCAAGGAACGTGTTCGTTTTCGAAATTTGATAGCCGACTTTGCCAGTGACAAAATTGTTTTGTTATCTACACATATCGTATCGGATATTGAAGCAATTGCAGATAAGGTATTCCTTATGAAAAAAGGAAACTTTTTGCTCCAAGGCACGATACCAGAACTGGTTCAGGAAGCTGAAGGAAAGGTTTGGGAACTAACGGTTTCTCCACAAGAAGCAAGAGAGTGGGAAGATACTGTTACTGTTGCAAATCTACGTCATAGCAATGAGCAGGTTATTCTCCGCATTATTTCTGAGAAACAGCCGTCCCCCTATGCAATGTCTTGCGCAGCCACCTTAGAGGATTTATATCTGTACTATTTTCCAACAGAGGAAGGAGTTAAATAA
- a CDS encoding DJ-1/PfpI family protein produces MGAICGATAALANIGILDNRRHTSNGAGFLEMFSPCYKGQSFYIDESSVADNNLITAGSAGGLLWAKQIIEYLDVFQSETLEAWYLYFSTSKPAHFFALMQTLPSNNEI; encoded by the coding sequence GTGGGTGCAATCTGTGGCGCCACTGCTGCACTTGCCAATATTGGGATTTTGGATAATCGTCGACATACCAGTAATGGGGCTGGATTTCTTGAAATGTTTTCTCCCTGCTATAAAGGACAGAGTTTTTATATAGACGAGTCCTCTGTAGCAGATAACAACCTCATTACTGCAGGTTCTGCCGGAGGATTGTTGTGGGCAAAACAAATCATTGAGTATTTAGATGTATTTCAGTCAGAAACACTGGAGGCCTGGTATCTCTATTTTAGCACCAGTAAGCCTGCACATTTCTTTGCCCTGATGCAAACTTTGCCATCTAACAATGAAATTTGA
- a CDS encoding ABC transporter permease, with protein MFENNNRKIVKKLAVKNMKANRNRSLIMVTAIFLTTVLISFILTAGFSFFTTMHEASEAAPGPGADGALIGSKAVYEKAVLQEEVEWADFVRKCSTTSLHNDAFAGVQTELFAPDKGFYTNNYITLAKGDFPKVKTQILISDTLAQKMDVQELHTEIPLQVVVLQDGKELETEISMEVCGIYKNPLANISSVYEEIYTAQGFIDTYNPELSENQNLIYVKLNNLNPFLLKSDVFNKLSDLSEAVNADSVQTRHYMEFAYSFTLVLPLLFFVLLIMMSGYFLIHNVFSISLASDIRWFGMMKTIGTSKKQLQSMYMKQIRFLACIGIFLGILAGYGVGLLLAPEVIRMTDYYLYYKAPNLWLILCFTVLFSWFTVWISCSRTLRKAASYSPIEAARFIPRHKNKVFTVISFALSGMIFLTVCNVAFGYQVEKMVDRYNQDEAQIVHIASMWDLNEPYKPISKELPSSIEKLPFVESFDIVYRAKTMPDLIETVSQRMYENFLAEVKLEGKLKAEIDAIAQVQGDRNFVYFLPNGNTKLGICGLPARRLEQEAAYIKVQEGQLDIEKFKSGSYILYQDVDYLNVTDQQVDQNQKIHAGDVLDLSFYDDVSGTYKTKRLTVMAVIMKMDKYGTGNIAYSNIVMPDTLFQSIYPNYDERISSIQIISKDSLNGQQIEELTGLLEKEHNVQLRIDSRYEGRDYYTHRKAAITILGFFLALVLGIIGISNMVNTLITDTLAQKKTILIFQAVGMTKKQLWRFLFKNSLRLCLISAGIMLAAGSYLSVTMASSSMFTGFNPTLFGLNFLLLLVFMGALCATISSIMTRQLNKKSVVERLRAFE; from the coding sequence ATGTTTGAGAATAATAACAGAAAAATCGTAAAGAAACTTGCAGTAAAAAACATGAAAGCTAATCGCAATCGCAGCCTGATTATGGTCACCGCAATTTTCTTAACAACGGTTCTGATTTCGTTTATCTTAACGGCCGGATTCAGCTTCTTTACAACCATGCATGAAGCCTCCGAAGCGGCACCGGGGCCGGGCGCAGACGGAGCACTGATCGGCAGCAAAGCTGTCTACGAAAAGGCTGTGCTGCAGGAAGAGGTCGAATGGGCGGACTTTGTAAGAAAATGCAGCACGACATCCTTGCACAATGATGCGTTTGCCGGTGTTCAAACAGAGCTGTTTGCACCAGATAAGGGTTTCTATACCAACAACTATATCACCTTAGCAAAAGGCGACTTTCCGAAAGTGAAGACCCAAATTCTGATTTCCGATACGCTCGCACAAAAGATGGACGTACAAGAGTTACACACAGAGATTCCTTTACAGGTAGTCGTATTGCAGGATGGAAAAGAGCTTGAAACCGAAATCTCTATGGAAGTCTGCGGAATCTATAAAAACCCATTAGCAAATATCAGCAGCGTCTATGAAGAAATTTATACGGCTCAAGGCTTCATTGACACTTATAATCCCGAACTGTCTGAAAATCAGAACTTGATTTATGTTAAGCTCAACAACTTGAATCCTTTTTTGCTAAAAAGCGATGTGTTCAATAAATTGTCTGATCTGAGTGAAGCAGTCAATGCAGATTCTGTTCAAACGAGACATTATATGGAATTTGCTTACTCATTTACACTTGTGCTTCCTTTACTTTTCTTTGTGTTACTAATCATGATGAGCGGATATTTTCTAATCCATAATGTTTTTTCCATCTCTTTGGCATCGGATATCCGATGGTTTGGAATGATGAAAACCATTGGTACATCGAAAAAACAGCTCCAGTCCATGTACATGAAGCAAATACGCTTTTTAGCTTGTATAGGCATTTTTTTAGGAATTCTAGCCGGATATGGCGTAGGCCTGTTATTGGCTCCAGAAGTCATTCGAATGACAGATTACTATCTTTACTACAAGGCACCAAACTTGTGGCTGATACTGTGTTTCACAGTCTTGTTTTCATGGTTTACGGTCTGGATTAGCTGCTCCAGAACACTTCGGAAAGCAGCCTCCTATTCCCCCATTGAAGCAGCCCGTTTTATCCCCCGTCATAAAAATAAAGTATTTACCGTTATTTCATTCGCGTTGAGCGGAATGATTTTCTTGACTGTTTGCAACGTGGCTTTCGGGTATCAGGTCGAGAAGATGGTTGACCGGTATAATCAAGACGAGGCTCAAATTGTTCATATCGCCAGCATGTGGGATTTAAATGAGCCTTATAAGCCCATTTCAAAGGAACTGCCTTCTTCTATAGAAAAGCTACCTTTTGTAGAAAGCTTTGATATTGTATACCGAGCAAAAACCATGCCTGATTTGATAGAAACAGTTTCTCAAAGAATGTATGAGAATTTTTTAGCGGAGGTTAAGCTTGAGGGAAAGCTTAAAGCCGAAATCGATGCAATCGCCCAGGTGCAAGGTGACCGTAACTTTGTTTATTTCTTACCGAACGGAAATACAAAGCTGGGAATCTGTGGTTTACCTGCTCGAAGGCTGGAACAGGAAGCCGCCTATATAAAAGTTCAGGAAGGGCAACTAGATATAGAAAAATTCAAATCGGGCAGCTATATTTTGTATCAGGATGTTGATTATTTGAATGTAACCGATCAGCAGGTCGATCAAAACCAGAAAATTCATGCAGGCGATGTCCTGGATTTATCTTTTTACGATGATGTATCTGGAACATATAAAACAAAGCGATTGACGGTGATGGCCGTTATAATGAAAATGGATAAGTATGGAACGGGCAATATTGCTTACAGCAATATTGTAATGCCGGACACACTTTTCCAATCCATATATCCCAATTATGACGAGCGTATATCAAGTATACAGATCATTTCAAAGGACAGCCTTAACGGACAGCAAATAGAGGAACTCACGGGTTTATTGGAAAAAGAACATAATGTTCAACTTCGTATAGACTCCCGTTATGAGGGCAGAGACTATTATACGCATCGCAAAGCTGCTATTACAATTTTAGGATTTTTCTTGGCGTTGGTGCTGGGTATCATTGGAATATCCAATATGGTGAATACACTAATTACTGATACGCTTGCGCAGAAAAAAACGATACTCATTTTTCAGGCTGTAGGCATGACAAAAAAGCAGCTTTGGAGGTTCCTTTTCAAAAACAGTTTGAGGCTCTGCCTTATATCAGCAGGGATTATGTTGGCGGCAGGAAGCTATCTTTCGGTTACGATGGCATCATCTTCCATGTTTACAGGGTTTAATCCGACTCTCTTTGGGTTAAACTTTTTGCTCCTACTCGTCTTTATGGGGGCGTTGTGTGCCACCATTTCCTCCATTATGACCCGACAGCTAAATAAGAAATCCGTAGTGGAACGGCTAAGAGCATTCGAATAA
- a CDS encoding transposase → MPKYSFEFKKQVVEAYLKGEGGYTFLAEKYGVTNRRQVLNWVHYYEEFGDEGLFRSRKNESYSFEYKLHVVELYLSSEVSYQELALSEGINNNALIAK, encoded by the coding sequence ATGCCAAAATACAGTTTTGAATTTAAAAAGCAGGTTGTTGAAGCCTATCTAAAAGGAGAAGGTGGTTATACGTTTCTAGCTGAGAAGTATGGAGTTACGAATAGGCGTCAAGTTTTAAATTGGGTTCATTATTACGAGGAATTCGGTGATGAAGGACTATTTCGTTCTAGAAAAAATGAGAGTTATTCTTTTGAATATAAGCTTCATGTGGTAGAGTTATATTTATCAAGTGAAGTTTCATATCAAGAGCTGGCTCTTTCTGAAGGAATTAACAATAATGCATTAATTGCAAAATAG
- a CDS encoding RNA polymerase sigma factor — MQDKELIKQIKRGHIEYANELIERHYSAILRYCAWHCSDSERAEDLTQETFLRVSRNFSQYDHRGKFRAYLYTIAHRLCIDESRKQKLYALDEDVGDSKDYFSEVENRSEINNLLKRLSPPQREAIILRFAEGLSFQEISQITGVPIRTIQSRVRLALAIMRKENP; from the coding sequence GTGCAAGATAAAGAATTAATTAAACAAATAAAACGCGGACATATCGAATATGCAAATGAGTTGATTGAACGTCACTATTCTGCTATTTTGCGATATTGTGCATGGCATTGTTCTGATTCTGAACGAGCCGAAGATTTAACGCAAGAAACTTTTTTGCGGGTATCCCGGAATTTCAGTCAATATGATCATCGTGGCAAATTTCGAGCCTATTTATATACGATTGCCCACCGACTTTGTATTGACGAATCCAGAAAGCAAAAACTTTATGCACTTGATGAAGACGTAGGGGATTCCAAAGATTACTTTTCGGAAGTAGAAAATCGTTCTGAAATAAATAACTTATTAAAACGCTTATCACCGCCACAGCGTGAAGCGATTATTCTTAGGTTTGCAGAAGGATTGAGTTTTCAGGAAATATCCCAAATAACAGGCGTTCCTATCCGAACCATTCAAAGCCGTGTGAGGTTAGCTTTAGCAATTATGAGAAAGGAGAATCCATGA